One window of the Amycolatopsis mediterranei genome contains the following:
- a CDS encoding NADPH-dependent F420 reductase, whose amino-acid sequence MKIAILGTGKVGSALGSRLAATGHHVTYGSRTRAGEPGIAGQREAVASADVVITAIPGTAVLSTLEEIGEEVLGDKIVLDPSAAFTPQMTMAYPGDSVARQLQARFPRARVVKALNTMNVTIMVDPLASLPHATVFVSGDDRAAKTEVTGLLNDLGWSAGDIFDLGGVDTALATEHVAPLFFATVRVLGSPKFNISLSR is encoded by the coding sequence ATGAAAATCGCGATCCTCGGCACCGGCAAGGTCGGCTCGGCTCTCGGGTCACGGCTGGCGGCTACCGGTCACCACGTGACCTACGGGTCGCGCACCCGCGCGGGTGAGCCAGGAATAGCCGGTCAGCGCGAGGCCGTCGCCTCCGCCGACGTGGTCATCACCGCCATTCCCGGCACCGCCGTGCTCAGCACTCTGGAAGAGATCGGCGAAGAGGTCCTGGGCGACAAGATCGTGCTCGACCCCTCGGCCGCCTTCACACCGCAGATGACGATGGCCTACCCGGGCGACAGCGTCGCCCGGCAGCTCCAGGCGCGATTCCCGCGAGCACGGGTCGTGAAGGCGCTCAACACCATGAACGTCACCATCATGGTCGACCCGCTCGCCTCGCTACCGCACGCGACTGTCTTCGTCAGTGGTGACGACCGCGCGGCCAAGACCGAGGTCACGGGCCTGCTCAACGATCTTGGCTGGTCCGCCGGCGACATCTTCGACCTGGGCGGCGTCGACACCGCGCTGGCCACCGAGCACGTCGCCCCGCTGTTCTTCGCGACCGTCAGGGTCCTGGGGAGCCCCAAGTTCAACATCTCCCTCTCCCGATGA
- a CDS encoding alpha/beta hydrolase family protein encodes MNTLFTEAAGLPVNAAQPVVTFAPVTLTVPDRPAPLEIKVSAPVSGKGLPVILLSHGHGASNFLASFHGYGPLANFWAAHGFVVLQPTHLDFPGLGLRDDVTAGGPLFWRSRVEDMRFVLDHLDDIETIVPGLAGRVDRTRIAAVGHSLGGHTVGMLCGMAVTDPLDGTVLDLRDDRIAAGVIMAGPGAGDGLARTAAERFPDLTTTSFTTMTTQALVVVGDEDHNPMFSDRQDWRADAYHRSPGRNKTLLTLQGAGHMLGGISGYDAGETTDENPERVAAVRALIWAYLRSTLNPGDPAWADAAAALAAQPTPPGHIQTKDNVVDEPSDQLTGCR; translated from the coding sequence GTGAACACCCTCTTCACCGAAGCCGCCGGCCTGCCCGTCAACGCCGCCCAGCCGGTCGTCACCTTCGCCCCCGTGACATTGACCGTCCCCGACCGGCCCGCGCCGTTGGAGATCAAGGTCTCCGCACCGGTCAGCGGGAAAGGCCTGCCCGTCATCCTGCTGTCCCACGGCCACGGCGCGTCCAACTTCCTCGCCTCGTTCCACGGGTACGGACCCCTCGCGAACTTCTGGGCTGCGCACGGGTTCGTCGTCCTGCAACCCACCCACCTGGACTTCCCCGGCCTGGGCCTGCGCGACGACGTCACCGCAGGTGGGCCGCTGTTCTGGCGTTCCCGGGTGGAAGACATGCGCTTCGTCCTCGACCACCTCGACGACATCGAGACGATCGTGCCCGGACTGGCCGGACGGGTGGACCGGACCCGGATCGCAGCGGTGGGCCATTCGCTGGGCGGTCACACCGTCGGCATGCTGTGCGGCATGGCGGTCACCGACCCCCTCGACGGGACCGTCCTCGATCTGCGCGACGACCGTATCGCCGCCGGCGTCATCATGGCCGGCCCCGGCGCCGGCGACGGTCTCGCGAGGACGGCCGCCGAACGGTTCCCCGACCTCACGACCACCAGCTTCACCACGATGACCACCCAGGCCCTCGTCGTCGTCGGCGACGAGGACCACAACCCGATGTTCAGCGACCGGCAGGACTGGCGTGCGGACGCCTACCACCGCAGCCCGGGACGCAACAAGACGCTGCTCACCCTGCAGGGCGCCGGGCACATGCTCGGCGGGATCTCCGGGTACGACGCCGGCGAAACCACCGACGAGAACCCCGAACGCGTCGCCGCCGTCCGCGCCCTCATCTGGGCCTATCTCCGCAGCACCCTGAACCCCGGCGACCCGGCCTGGGCCGATGCCGCAGCCGCCCTGGCCGCACAGCCCACGCCGCCGGGCCACATCCAGACCAAGGACAACGTCGTCGACGAGCCAAGCGATCAGCTCACCGGCTGTCGCTAG
- a CDS encoding TetR family transcriptional regulator → MSVASTAGIAERKRQLVRNELAEAAVALLADQGFEETTVDQIVAAVGMSRRTFSRYFESKEDVVVHLLAGAGAQMCAELRARPGDEPPALALRHAVSVFTSICRVDRERTLRVSRLILDTPALLARFLERQSQWQAEMAGILARRTGLVPDTDLRPALAAGVALTAFQTGLRHWVDNDGTTAIDELVDQAFVMITPALDLSTDQS, encoded by the coding sequence ATGAGCGTGGCCTCGACGGCCGGCATCGCGGAGCGCAAGCGTCAGCTGGTACGCAACGAGCTGGCCGAGGCTGCGGTGGCGTTGCTGGCAGATCAGGGGTTCGAGGAGACGACGGTCGACCAGATCGTGGCCGCCGTGGGGATGTCACGGCGCACGTTCTCCCGCTACTTCGAGTCCAAGGAAGACGTGGTCGTGCACCTGCTCGCGGGAGCCGGTGCGCAGATGTGCGCCGAACTGCGCGCCCGCCCCGGGGATGAGCCACCCGCACTCGCGCTGCGTCACGCAGTGTCCGTGTTCACCTCCATCTGCCGCGTCGATCGGGAGCGGACGCTGCGGGTGAGCAGGCTGATCCTGGACACGCCGGCCCTGCTGGCCCGGTTCTTGGAGCGGCAGTCGCAGTGGCAGGCCGAGATGGCCGGAATCCTCGCCCGGCGCACCGGGCTGGTTCCCGACACCGACCTGCGCCCCGCTCTCGCCGCCGGCGTCGCCCTCACCGCATTCCAGACCGGGCTGCGCCACTGGGTGGACAACGACGGCACAACAGCCATCGACGAGCTGGTCGACCAGGCTTTCGTGATGATCACCCCGGCTCTCGACCTCAGTACCGACCAGAGCTGA
- a CDS encoding SDR family NAD(P)-dependent oxidoreductase: MPTIAIVGAGSGLGLSIAKVFGRNGFSVALVARTQEKLDGLAAELREAGTEAAGFTADVTDRPSLVAAFTRIKERFGQVDVLEYSPAPKTSTGAMIAPLDATVENLQPELEYYLYGGLTAAQQVLPEMIERDAGTLLFTTGGSSLDVFAGPPEFGNIAVATSALRAYALKLNQVLTGTGVYVAHVPIFAWIGSGGPETQADTIAELYWDVYTKREGAEHPYDIR; this comes from the coding sequence ATGCCTACCATCGCCATTGTCGGAGCCGGCTCCGGCCTGGGCCTGTCGATCGCCAAGGTGTTCGGCCGCAACGGTTTCTCCGTCGCACTCGTCGCGCGGACCCAAGAGAAACTGGACGGGCTCGCCGCGGAACTGCGTGAAGCGGGAACCGAGGCGGCCGGGTTCACCGCCGACGTCACCGACCGGCCGTCCCTGGTCGCCGCGTTCACGCGCATCAAGGAACGATTCGGCCAAGTCGACGTCCTGGAGTACTCGCCCGCGCCGAAGACGTCCACCGGGGCCATGATCGCTCCGCTGGACGCGACGGTGGAAAACCTCCAGCCGGAGCTGGAGTACTACCTGTACGGCGGTCTCACCGCGGCCCAGCAGGTGCTCCCCGAGATGATCGAACGCGACGCCGGAACCCTCCTGTTCACCACCGGCGGGTCCTCTCTGGACGTGTTCGCCGGGCCGCCGGAGTTCGGCAACATTGCCGTCGCCACGTCCGCCCTGCGGGCCTACGCGCTCAAGCTCAACCAGGTGCTCACCGGCACGGGCGTGTACGTGGCGCACGTGCCGATCTTCGCCTGGATCGGCTCCGGTGGCCCGGAAACCCAGGCCGACACCATCGCCGAGCTCTACTGGGACGTCTACACCAAGCGCGAGGGCGCCGAGCACCCCTACGACATCCGGTAA
- a CDS encoding protein kinase domain-containing protein: protein MADDGDLVAGRYRLQMKAALYGLGEVWRARDEQLDRDVAVKQLVSHRTGGKAMLRAMREARVAAKLSHPHAVTVYDVVEHQGGFCLVMEFLPSSLADVLAERRQLPQGMIAKIGTEIAAALAVAHADGIVHRDVSPGNVLLTRGGTAKIADFGIARVLSEPTITDRPFVPGTPAYLAPEVAGGADVTTRSDVYSLGATLYTALEGHPPVGTVDDDTETLLNRIIDEEITTPVRTGPLADVLLLLLRRDPVERPAMGKAAELLAKVSAGPAKAIEPSPVTRRPRRVRRKILLAATAGVIAGGAVTGLATAYAREGTMPVISGAVAPPMMPGTPGPAGCAATAQVTQSWPGGHKTLVTVRNIGPAKIDSWAVMWTPAAGHEVDDVWDGEIERSGGSVTVVNASWNATLNVDGSTSFGMVTLDGGTGLTVEPLSCRPR, encoded by the coding sequence ATGGCGGACGACGGAGACCTGGTCGCCGGACGCTACCGGCTTCAGATGAAGGCCGCGCTGTACGGACTCGGTGAGGTGTGGCGCGCGCGAGACGAACAGCTCGATCGTGACGTCGCGGTGAAACAGCTGGTTTCCCATCGAACCGGCGGCAAAGCGATGCTGCGTGCGATGCGCGAAGCGCGGGTGGCCGCGAAGCTGTCGCATCCGCACGCGGTCACCGTGTACGACGTCGTCGAACATCAGGGCGGGTTCTGCCTGGTGATGGAGTTCCTGCCGAGCTCACTCGCCGATGTGCTGGCCGAGCGCCGGCAGCTGCCGCAGGGCATGATCGCCAAGATCGGAACCGAGATCGCGGCGGCGCTGGCCGTCGCCCACGCGGACGGGATCGTGCATCGCGACGTCAGTCCGGGCAACGTCCTGCTGACCCGGGGTGGTACGGCCAAGATCGCCGATTTCGGCATCGCCAGGGTACTGAGCGAGCCGACCATCACCGATCGGCCCTTCGTTCCCGGGACACCGGCCTACCTGGCACCGGAGGTCGCCGGGGGAGCCGATGTGACCACCCGGTCGGATGTCTACTCGCTCGGTGCGACGCTGTACACGGCGCTCGAGGGGCACCCGCCGGTCGGCACCGTCGACGACGACACGGAAACATTGCTCAACCGGATCATCGACGAGGAGATCACAACGCCGGTCCGAACCGGCCCGCTCGCGGATGTCCTGCTGCTCCTGCTCCGCCGAGACCCCGTGGAACGGCCGGCGATGGGCAAAGCGGCCGAGTTGCTCGCCAAGGTGTCCGCGGGGCCCGCAAAGGCGATCGAGCCGTCACCGGTCACGCGGCGACCGAGACGAGTCCGCCGGAAAATTCTGCTGGCCGCAACAGCCGGAGTGATCGCAGGAGGTGCCGTGACGGGGTTGGCGACGGCATACGCACGGGAAGGGACGATGCCGGTGATATCCGGAGCCGTCGCCCCGCCGATGATGCCAGGCACGCCCGGCCCGGCGGGCTGTGCCGCGACGGCACAGGTGACGCAGTCCTGGCCAGGTGGACACAAGACACTCGTCACGGTCCGGAATATCGGACCTGCGAAGATCGACAGCTGGGCCGTGATGTGGACGCCTGCTGCCGGTCACGAAGTCGACGACGTCTGGGATGGGGAGATCGAGCGTTCGGGGGGCTCGGTGACGGTCGTGAACGCCTCTTGGAACGCGACGCTGAACGTCGATGGTTCGACCAGCTTCGGGATGGTCACCCTCGACGGGGGAACCGGGCTCACCGTCGAGCCTCTCAGCTGCCGGCCGCGCTGA
- a CDS encoding sigma-70 family RNA polymerase sigma factor: protein MAVIVEFETQRQQLFGLAYRLLGAAGEAEEIVQEAFLRWKQADRAEIAHPDVWQMKIVAGLCVSRLGAARSIRDRHRGPWLPEPVPTDALGRLDTAEQRISASLALLALLERRTPRERAVVVLREAFGYRYREIAEVMELSSGNCRQLYHRAARQLTGRRPVVQPCRDQRVWLAEQFLAATCRGDSRGLEEILAEEVTVCADGASGATISRDPVVGRGQVVRDLIGGFRKIASPVKFGVAEINASTAIVARAEEVLLAVVAMEIDNGRIASLLIVANPEKLSFFAAQRG from the coding sequence GTGGCCGTAATCGTGGAGTTCGAGACGCAACGACAGCAGCTTTTCGGACTGGCCTACAGGCTGCTGGGAGCCGCGGGTGAGGCAGAGGAAATCGTTCAGGAAGCGTTCTTGCGGTGGAAGCAGGCAGATCGTGCGGAGATCGCGCACCCGGATGTCTGGCAGATGAAGATCGTCGCGGGCCTTTGCGTCTCCCGGCTCGGTGCCGCGCGCTCCATCCGTGACCGTCATCGCGGCCCTTGGCTGCCGGAGCCTGTTCCGACCGATGCTCTGGGCCGGCTGGACACAGCCGAACAGCGGATCTCGGCGTCTCTGGCCCTGCTGGCCTTGCTCGAGCGTCGAACGCCGCGGGAGCGCGCGGTGGTCGTACTGCGCGAAGCCTTCGGATACCGGTACCGCGAGATCGCGGAGGTCATGGAGCTTTCCTCGGGGAATTGCCGTCAGTTGTACCATCGCGCGGCGCGGCAGCTCACCGGCCGGAGACCTGTTGTCCAGCCGTGCCGTGACCAGCGAGTCTGGCTCGCTGAGCAGTTCCTTGCCGCCACCTGTCGCGGAGACTCGCGCGGTCTCGAGGAGATCTTGGCCGAGGAGGTGACGGTGTGTGCGGACGGCGCCAGCGGTGCCACCATCTCGCGCGACCCGGTCGTCGGCAGAGGACAGGTCGTCCGCGATCTCATCGGCGGATTCCGGAAGATCGCGTCGCCCGTCAAATTCGGCGTAGCCGAGATCAACGCGAGCACTGCGATAGTTGCGAGAGCCGAAGAGGTGTTGCTGGCCGTGGTGGCGATGGAGATCGACAACGGCCGGATCGCCAGTCTGCTGATCGTCGCGAACCCGGAAAAACTGTCGTTCTTTGCCGCACAGCGTGGGTGA
- a CDS encoding methyltransferase has protein sequence MPETDRLLVTIGRLSAPGSRFAFDHMDRSAIDRAVMRETADTIKGLGAAFKSTLDNPVEWPAGHGWRAGIARMPELGIRYGRPLPDVVDPTSANATLLCAATVATG, from the coding sequence ATGCCGGAGACCGATCGGCTGCTGGTGACCATCGGCCGGTTGTCGGCGCCCGGCAGCCGGTTCGCGTTCGACCACATGGATCGCTCGGCGATCGACCGGGCGGTCATGCGCGAGACCGCGGACACGATCAAGGGGTTGGGCGCGGCGTTCAAGTCGACCCTCGACAATCCGGTGGAATGGCCGGCCGGCCACGGGTGGCGGGCCGGTATCGCCAGGATGCCCGAACTCGGCATCCGGTACGGCCGGCCGCTTCCCGACGTCGTGGACCCGACCTCCGCCAACGCCACGCTGCTCTGCGCCGCCACCGTGGCCACCGGCTGA
- a CDS encoding cytochrome P450 — protein MVSVDYPFDTRAGADVDLEGLRLLEKAPLARARLDGGQDVWLALGYQVVRQVLSDPGFGREAATRPGGPVTNPAGANPELLVSMDPPRHTRVRALVAKAFSPRTVERLGPRVGEMVDGLLDELAVQPRPADLVRLLAEPLPILVICELLGVPDADRARIREWAGVLIAETAHTGEEIAAAIGQVDGYLGELIAQRRENPDAALISALIAVNDEAGHLSPSELVSNVQLLLIAGHETTVSQIGNSLVTLFGHPDQLKLLRERPELLPGAVEELLRHSKLTTSTLPRVAVRDVMVGDTLVRAGEAVIPVIAVANRDPAAFPEPHRFDISRTGPAPHVGLGHGPHYCLGAQLAKLELHVAIGGLLSRFPAVWPAVDLDELDWKPGLSTRSVRALPVTW, from the coding sequence ATGGTGTCGGTGGATTATCCGTTCGACACCCGTGCCGGTGCCGACGTCGACCTGGAGGGACTGCGTCTGCTGGAGAAGGCTCCGCTGGCTCGTGCGCGGCTGGACGGCGGGCAGGATGTGTGGCTTGCGCTGGGGTATCAGGTGGTGCGCCAGGTGCTGTCGGATCCGGGGTTCGGCCGGGAGGCCGCGACCCGGCCGGGTGGCCCGGTGACCAATCCGGCGGGGGCCAATCCCGAACTGCTGGTGAGCATGGATCCGCCGCGGCACACCAGGGTCCGGGCGCTGGTTGCGAAGGCGTTCAGCCCGCGCACGGTGGAGCGGCTCGGGCCGCGGGTCGGGGAGATGGTGGACGGGTTGCTCGATGAGCTGGCCGTACAGCCCAGGCCGGCGGACCTGGTGCGGCTTTTGGCCGAGCCGCTGCCGATCTTGGTGATCTGCGAGTTGCTCGGTGTCCCGGACGCCGACCGCGCCCGGATCCGGGAGTGGGCGGGCGTGCTGATCGCCGAGACCGCGCATACGGGCGAGGAGATCGCCGCGGCGATCGGGCAGGTTGACGGTTACCTCGGCGAGTTGATCGCGCAACGGCGGGAGAACCCGGACGCTGCGCTGATCTCGGCGTTGATCGCGGTCAACGACGAGGCCGGGCACCTGTCGCCGTCGGAGCTGGTGTCCAACGTGCAGCTGTTGCTGATCGCGGGGCACGAGACCACGGTCAGCCAGATCGGCAACTCGCTCGTCACCTTGTTCGGCCACCCCGATCAGCTGAAGCTGCTGCGCGAGCGGCCCGAGCTCCTTCCCGGTGCGGTGGAGGAGCTGTTGCGGCATTCGAAGCTGACCACCTCGACCTTGCCCCGGGTCGCCGTGCGGGACGTCATGGTGGGTGACACGCTCGTCCGCGCCGGTGAGGCGGTGATCCCGGTGATCGCGGTGGCCAACCGGGATCCCGCGGCGTTTCCCGAGCCGCACCGCTTTGACATCAGCAGAACCGGCCCGGCACCCCACGTCGGTCTCGGGCACGGACCGCACTATTGCCTCGGCGCCCAGCTGGCGAAGCTCGAGCTCCACGTCGCGATCGGCGGGTTGCTGTCCCGGTTCCCGGCGGTGTGGCCCGCGGTCGACCTCGACGAGCTGGATTGGAAGCCGGGCTTGTCGACGCGATCAGTGCGGGCCTTGCCGGTCACCTGGTGA
- a CDS encoding heparin lyase I family protein, with the protein MGLVRRFLVGLLAVVLVMLFPASAQAATIWNGDAGSGLGVFGSLNCDSPGSVTAVDDATHGKVWRYSKPSGSKRCENHGIAVGGKRYQFQNGSTYYFGWQSKLSSTVDNNANFQWKSYGNHIQNFPVVLKMIGGKMSILQRQPGGVEHIIWSRAITANSWHSYVLGLHLSSATTGGWVEFWFDGQQQAFTDGTQRWACRTWDSSNEPKWGVYGASGSSVTNYVGALKVGSSYADVAP; encoded by the coding sequence GTGGGCCTGGTGCGTCGCTTTCTCGTTGGGCTGTTGGCTGTTGTGCTGGTGATGCTGTTTCCGGCGTCCGCTCAGGCCGCGACGATCTGGAACGGTGACGCGGGGAGCGGGCTGGGTGTGTTCGGCAGCTTGAACTGTGATTCGCCGGGCAGCGTCACCGCGGTCGACGACGCCACTCATGGCAAGGTCTGGCGGTACAGCAAACCCAGTGGCAGCAAGCGGTGTGAGAACCACGGCATCGCCGTCGGCGGCAAACGGTACCAGTTCCAGAACGGCTCGACCTATTATTTCGGCTGGCAGAGCAAGCTGTCCAGCACGGTGGACAACAACGCCAACTTCCAGTGGAAGTCCTACGGCAACCACATCCAGAACTTCCCGGTGGTGTTGAAGATGATCGGCGGGAAGATGTCCATCCTGCAGCGCCAGCCAGGCGGTGTGGAGCACATCATCTGGTCCCGGGCGATCACGGCGAACTCCTGGCACAGCTATGTGCTCGGCCTGCACCTGTCCAGCGCCACCACCGGCGGCTGGGTCGAGTTCTGGTTCGATGGTCAGCAACAGGCTTTCACCGACGGCACTCAGCGGTGGGCGTGCCGGACCTGGGACAGCAGCAACGAACCCAAGTGGGGTGTGTACGGCGCGAGCGGCAGTTCGGTGACCAACTACGTCGGCGCGCTCAAGGTCGGCTCCAGCTACGCCGACGTAGCACCCTGA
- a CDS encoding cytochrome P450, whose amino-acid sequence MTPLEPVTYPFGSAVGLELDPAYAKAREAPGMVRIQLPYGEPAWLALRYDDVRMVLGDRRFSRAMAVAADVPRMTPGKLDSGIIVRDPPEHTRLRKLVAKAFTHRRVEQLRVRIRLQAEQLVDAMVARGMPVDLVEHFALSLPVAVICELIGVPPADRPQFRSWSDAFLSTNSTTARQFETNRAGFREYMSGLIAARRAVPAEDLMTALIEARDEHDRLSELELIDMCNGLLVAGHETTASQIPNFVHVLLAHPERLAELRADLELVPVAVEELMRLVPLSYGPGFPRYATQDVEVGGVLVRAGEPVVVDFASANRDPRRFADPDVLRFDRRDNPHLGFGHGVHHCLGAQLARVELQEGLRALIGKLPGLRVAGKVVWKVEMPVRGARVLPIGW is encoded by the coding sequence ATGACGCCCCTTGAGCCCGTCACCTATCCGTTCGGCTCGGCAGTGGGACTTGAGCTCGATCCGGCTTACGCGAAGGCGCGTGAAGCGCCGGGTATGGTTCGGATTCAGCTGCCTTACGGTGAACCGGCGTGGCTTGCTCTCCGCTACGACGATGTGCGGATGGTGCTGGGGGACAGGCGGTTCAGCCGGGCCATGGCCGTGGCGGCCGATGTGCCGAGGATGACGCCGGGCAAGCTGGACAGCGGGATCATCGTGCGGGATCCGCCGGAGCACACCCGGCTGCGCAAACTGGTGGCCAAGGCGTTCACCCACCGCCGGGTGGAGCAGTTGCGAGTGCGGATCCGGTTGCAGGCCGAGCAGCTCGTGGACGCGATGGTGGCCCGCGGCATGCCGGTGGACCTGGTGGAGCATTTCGCGTTGTCACTGCCGGTCGCGGTGATCTGCGAGCTGATCGGCGTGCCGCCGGCCGACCGGCCGCAGTTCCGGTCGTGGAGTGACGCCTTTCTGTCCACGAACTCCACTACCGCCCGGCAGTTCGAGACCAACCGGGCCGGGTTCCGGGAGTACATGAGCGGGCTCATCGCCGCGCGGCGGGCGGTGCCCGCCGAGGATCTGATGACCGCGTTGATCGAGGCTCGTGACGAGCACGACCGGCTTTCCGAGCTGGAGCTGATCGACATGTGCAACGGGCTGCTGGTCGCCGGGCACGAGACCACCGCGTCGCAGATCCCCAACTTCGTCCACGTCCTGCTGGCGCATCCCGAACGGTTGGCCGAGTTGCGCGCCGACCTCGAGCTGGTGCCCGTGGCTGTCGAGGAGCTGATGCGGCTCGTGCCGTTGAGCTACGGGCCTGGTTTCCCCCGCTACGCCACGCAGGACGTCGAGGTGGGTGGGGTGCTGGTGCGTGCGGGGGAGCCCGTTGTGGTCGATTTCGCTTCGGCCAACCGGGATCCTCGGCGGTTCGCGGATCCCGACGTGCTGCGTTTCGACCGGCGAGACAACCCGCATCTGGGCTTCGGGCACGGCGTGCACCACTGCCTGGGTGCGCAGCTGGCCCGGGTCGAGTTGCAGGAGGGCCTGCGTGCGCTGATCGGCAAGCTGCCCGGTCTGCGCGTCGCGGGGAAGGTCGTGTGGAAGGTCGAGATGCCGGTCCGGGGTGCGCGCGTGCTGCCGATCGGGTGGTGA
- a CDS encoding FAD-dependent monooxygenase: MNSNSAVAEAQVVISGAGPTGLMLAAELRLGGVDVVVVERRAAGTVGESRAPGINARSMEVFTQRGLGEEFLNRGKVLPGVLFSGIPMAPHALDPGWPSALILPQHETERILAARAVELGVRFLWSTAVVDLNQDDDGVEVFVEGPSGPAGIRAGYLVGCDGGHSTVRRICEVPFPGDEPESFWVVGDVRLDSPPDGNGVFGRNERIGTYQISRAEPGWFRLSLMRTTPPADRTAPVTLDELREVMRDGLGTDYGLGEARWMSRFSDGFRQITDYRQGRVFLAGDAGHIHSPIGGQGLNLGIQDAVNLGWKLAAVLNGAAPDSLLDTYHQERHPIAATVLQLTKAQTALIKPGAQTDALRGVVADMLAVPETCLRLSGILSGLNLRYPLGDTHPLLGRRMPDLALSTGQGRTGVFGLLRQARPVLINLGADGLTGIPAPWADRVDYVEARLEPFSSSWDLPVFGEVPACNAVFVRPDGYVAWVNPAGAPVAHDTLTTTLGRWLGAAGTAVLGRT; encoded by the coding sequence ATGAACTCTAACTCCGCGGTAGCGGAAGCCCAAGTCGTCATTTCCGGCGCCGGTCCGACCGGCCTCATGCTGGCCGCCGAGTTGCGGCTCGGAGGCGTCGACGTCGTCGTGGTGGAGCGGCGCGCGGCCGGCACCGTCGGCGAGTCACGCGCACCCGGCATCAACGCCCGCAGCATGGAGGTGTTCACCCAGCGCGGTCTGGGCGAGGAGTTCCTCAATCGCGGCAAGGTCCTGCCGGGAGTGCTGTTCTCCGGAATCCCGATGGCCCCCCACGCTCTCGATCCCGGCTGGCCGTCCGCGCTGATCCTGCCGCAGCACGAGACCGAGCGGATCCTGGCGGCCCGGGCTGTCGAACTCGGTGTCCGGTTCCTGTGGTCCACCGCCGTGGTGGACCTGAACCAGGACGACGACGGGGTGGAGGTGTTTGTCGAGGGGCCCTCGGGCCCGGCCGGGATCCGTGCCGGCTATCTCGTCGGCTGCGACGGCGGCCACAGCACGGTGCGGCGGATCTGCGAAGTTCCGTTCCCGGGGGACGAGCCCGAGTCATTCTGGGTGGTCGGCGATGTGCGGCTGGATTCCCCGCCCGACGGCAACGGAGTCTTCGGCCGCAACGAGCGGATCGGCACCTACCAGATATCGCGGGCCGAGCCGGGGTGGTTCCGCCTGAGCCTGATGCGGACCACCCCGCCGGCCGATCGCACCGCGCCGGTCACCCTGGACGAACTGCGCGAGGTCATGCGCGACGGCCTGGGCACCGATTACGGCCTGGGCGAGGCACGGTGGATGTCCCGATTCTCCGACGGATTCCGCCAGATCACCGACTACCGTCAGGGCCGGGTCTTCCTGGCCGGCGATGCCGGGCACATCCATTCGCCGATCGGCGGGCAGGGCTTGAACCTCGGGATCCAGGACGCGGTGAACCTGGGCTGGAAGCTGGCCGCCGTGCTGAACGGCGCGGCACCCGACTCACTGCTCGACACCTATCACCAGGAGCGTCACCCGATCGCGGCCACCGTGCTGCAACTGACCAAGGCGCAGACGGCGTTGATCAAACCGGGAGCTCAGACGGACGCGCTGCGCGGTGTCGTGGCGGACATGCTCGCGGTGCCCGAGACTTGCCTGCGGCTCAGCGGGATTCTCAGCGGACTGAATCTGCGCTACCCGCTCGGCGACACGCACCCCCTGCTCGGCCGTCGCATGCCCGATCTGGCTCTGTCCACCGGTCAAGGCAGGACCGGGGTATTCGGCCTGCTGCGCCAGGCACGTCCGGTACTGATCAACCTCGGCGCCGACGGGTTGACCGGCATCCCAGCCCCGTGGGCGGACCGCGTGGACTACGTCGAGGCCCGACTCGAACCCTTCTCGAGCAGTTGGGATCTGCCCGTCTTCGGCGAGGTCCCCGCCTGCAACGCGGTGTTCGTCAGGCCTGACGGCTATGTCGCATGGGTCAACCCCGCCGGCGCACCCGTGGCCCACGACACCTTGACCACCACCCTCGGCCGATGGCTGGGCGCGGCCGGCACCGCCGTGCTCGGCCGTACCTGA
- a CDS encoding MarR family winged helix-turn-helix transcriptional regulator has translation MDAITAPSLAQLINRASRALARVGDIALKPLGLRYAQVPVLALLREGAEPTQKDLAEATGIEQPSMAQLLSRMDRDGLIHRAPHPRDARSQTITLAPGTDARVANAHDRLAALDKRAVAGFTPAEVATLKDLLTRLGNNLDRAKGAITDEAVAPRSGD, from the coding sequence ATGGACGCGATCACCGCACCCAGTCTGGCCCAGTTGATCAACCGCGCGTCCCGCGCACTCGCACGCGTCGGAGACATCGCACTCAAACCTCTCGGCCTGCGCTACGCCCAGGTGCCCGTGCTCGCGCTGCTGCGAGAGGGTGCGGAGCCGACCCAGAAGGACCTGGCCGAAGCCACCGGCATCGAGCAGCCCTCCATGGCCCAGTTGCTCAGCCGGATGGACCGCGACGGGCTCATCCACCGTGCACCCCACCCCCGCGATGCGCGCAGCCAGACGATCACCCTGGCGCCCGGAACCGACGCGCGGGTGGCCAACGCGCACGACCGGCTCGCCGCCCTCGACAAGCGGGCCGTCGCGGGATTCACCCCCGCCGAGGTCGCAACCCTGAAGGACCTGCTGACTCGGCTCGGCAACAATCTCGACCGGGCGAAAGGCGCGATCACCGACGAAGCGGTCGCTCCGCGTTCCGGTGACTGA